From Calditrichota bacterium, one genomic window encodes:
- the aroE gene encoding shikimate dehydrogenase codes for MDKYGIIGFPVKYSFSPKIHNPAFKHLALNAEYKRYEIPPDIFTDEILKLKKANIKGLNVTVPYKQKILSFLDETDPLAAKVGAVNTIKKKGSKWIGYNTDLYGFLLPLRNYFDTIQSVLVIGAGGAANAICFALIDKLKLNILDILNRSKERAELLKEKLESHLNPEIKILSKSQNDNNLKYDLIVNTTNVGMANLKNEIPFNIQNNVHDKTIIYDLIYNPEHTLFLQAAQKLNLTTINGLDMLIGQAKKSFEIWTGQKFPDQVIDRNIFY; via the coding sequence ATGGACAAATACGGCATCATTGGATTTCCTGTAAAATATTCTTTTTCCCCAAAAATACACAATCCTGCATTTAAACACTTAGCACTAAACGCAGAATATAAAAGATACGAGATTCCCCCTGATATTTTTACAGATGAGATTTTGAAATTAAAAAAGGCAAATATCAAAGGTTTAAATGTTACAGTTCCATATAAACAAAAGATTTTGTCTTTTCTTGATGAGACAGATCCACTAGCTGCCAAGGTTGGAGCAGTCAATACCATCAAAAAAAAAGGCAGCAAATGGATTGGTTATAACACAGATTTATATGGATTTTTGCTTCCTTTGCGTAATTATTTTGATACTATTCAATCTGTATTAGTTATTGGTGCCGGCGGAGCAGCGAATGCAATTTGTTTCGCATTAATCGATAAATTAAAGCTAAATATTTTAGATATTTTAAATCGGAGTAAGGAGAGGGCAGAGCTTTTAAAAGAAAAATTGGAAAGCCATTTAAATCCTGAAATCAAGATTTTATCAAAAAGCCAGAATGATAATAATCTAAAATATGATTTGATTGTAAATACCACAAATGTCGGAATGGCGAATCTTAAAAATGAAATCCCATTTAATATCCAAAATAATGTTCATGACAAAACAATAATTTATGACCTTATTTATAACCCAGAACACACACTTTTTTTGCAAGCAGCACAAAAATTGAACCTTACAACAATAAATGGTTTGGATATGTTAATTGGGCAGGCAAAAAAGAGTTTTGAAATATGGACAGGGCAGAAATTTCCGGATCAAGTCATCGACAGAAATATATTTTATTAA